From the genome of Hylaeus volcanicus isolate JK05 unplaced genomic scaffold, UHH_iyHylVolc1.0_haploid 10359, whole genome shotgun sequence:
aaaaaaaatttcaaattccaaAAAAAGGAATTGAGTCTTAAAAGttgttcgaatactttttcAGTTCATTGTACATTATTGATTGTAATCATACCTTGATAAAATCtcgaaaattattgtttaatcattaatgttttctttatttaaatttatgtttatagaTGCCACAAAGTATGTGCTATCTGGGGCTGCAGAAGCAACAAGAAGCGCATGTTTCGGTTCCCCTGTCCgctgaaaaagaaagacagGTGCATGCAGTGGATAATAGCTTCAAGAAGGGAGGATTTTCTACAGCTTCCCCCGAAGGTAGTGAATAACAAAGTGTTGTGCGATATTCATTTTGAAGATCGCTATCGCTTCACGAAAAATCTCACGAGGGACGCAATACCAACCTGCAACTTACCAAGTAATAATTGACTGCACactttttaatgtatatttaacaaattttcaatggaaatatttaataaattctattaacacCAATTAGCACCTGCTGCATCTGTCGAGCCACAGGAGGAAATTGTAATGGAAATTACAGAAGGAGAAGAACGTAAGTTTTCGGTCTCTATACATATGATAAAATAGTATACAAACTACATTAATACACTACGTATAAATGAGAAGACCTCCAGCAT
Proteins encoded in this window:
- the LOC128882316 gene encoding uncharacterized protein LOC128882316, with the protein product MDVNKRCHKVCAIWGCRSNKKRMFRFPCPLKKKDRCMQWIIASRREDFLQLPPKVVNNKVLCDIHFEDRYRFTKNLTRDAIPTCNLPTPAASVEPQEEIVMEITEGEEHLPGQFGPRITSD